GGGGTTGGCGCTGCTGCCCGAGATCACCAGCCCGTCGACGTCCTCGGGGTTGCGGCGGGCGTACTCCGTCGCGAGGTAGCCCCCGAGCGAGAGGCCGACGAGCAGCGTCCCGCCGTCGGTCGCGCCGGTCTCGGTCGCGATCACCCCCTCGAGGAGTTCCAACGCGGGTTCGAAGGCGAACGTCTCGTCCGCCCGGTCGCCGTGGCCGGGCAAATCCGGCGCGACGACCCGGTACTCCTCGGCGAGCGCCCGCCGCTGGGGCGCCCACATCGCTCGCGTCATCGCCGCGCCGTGGACGAACACGACCGGCTGGCCGTCGCGGGGGCCGACGACGTCGACCCCCCGTCGCTCCGGTGTGCTTCCGCTCATCTCGTCCGACGTACGGTTCTCCGGCCCGTAAACCCCATGCCGGCGACGGCCGCTTACCGAGTGCGCTCGTACACCCGCGCCTCGTAGGGCCGCAGGGTCACCGCGCCGTCGTCCCCGTCCGTGCCGTCGTCGGGGTAGTTGCCGATCAGGAGGGCGGCGTCGGCGAGGCCCGGCACCTCGACGGTCGGCTCGCCGTCGAAGAAGTTACAGGCGACGACTAGCTGCTCGTCGTCGAGCGTCCGGCGGTAGGCGAACACCTCGGGGTGGTCCGGCAGGAGGTGCTCGTACTCGCCGTAGACGAAGACGTCCCGGTCGCCGCGGAGTTCGATCAGGTCGCGGTAGTAGTGCCAGACCGAGTCGGGGTCGGCGCGGGCGGCCTCGACGTTGATCTCGTCGTAGCCGTCGTTGACCCCGATCCACGGCTCGCCGTCGGTGAAGCCGGCGTGCTCGTCGGCGGACCACTGCATCGGCGTCCGGGCGTTGTCCCGCGAGCACTCCTCGACGATCGGGCGGACCTCCTCGTAGGCGTCGGACGCGTCCGACGCGAGCGCCTCCGCGACGAAGTTCTCGGCCCAGACGTCGCGGATCTCGTCTGGGTCCTCGAACGTCGCGTTCGTCATGCCGATCTCCTGTCCCTGGTAGACGAACGGCGTCCCCTGCAGGGTAAAGAGGACGGTCGCCAGCATCTTCGCGGACTCCTCGCGGTGGCGGCCGTCGTCGCCGAACCGCGAGACGGCCCGGGGCTGGTCGTGGTTGCTCCAGTACAGGCAGTTCCAGGCCTCGCCGGCGAGTTCGGTCTGCCAGCGCGAGAGGATCGCCTTCAACTCGACCAGATCGAGGTCGACCGGGTCGTACTTGCCGTCGCCGCGGTCGACGCTCACGTGCTCGAAGTGGATGGCCATGTTGAGCGCCCGGTCGTCGCCGACGTACTCGGTGGCCGTCTCGGCGGCCATGCCGACCGTCTCGCCGACGGTCACCGCGTCGTACGCCGAGAGCACCGCCTCGTTCATCTCGGCGAGGTACTCGCCCAG
The Salinilacihabitans rarus DNA segment above includes these coding regions:
- a CDS encoding glycoside hydrolase family 13 protein, whose amino-acid sequence is MTERAWWKEAVVYQVYPRSFNDSDGDGVGDLPGIVEKVDYLDDLGIDVVWLNPVYESPMADNGYDIADYRSIHPAFGTMDDWETLLAELHDRDMRLIMDLVVNHTSEEHDWFVHSRQGDEAYADYYYWRDGRNGGEEPPNNWESFFGGPAWRYDEERGQYVLHLYDESQPDLNWRTEAVREDVYEMMTWWLEKGIDGFRMDVINLVSKPEGLPDGDPDVWPVGADRFVNGPRLGEYLAEMNEAVLSAYDAVTVGETVGMAAETATEYVGDDRALNMAIHFEHVSVDRGDGKYDPVDLDLVELKAILSRWQTELAGEAWNCLYWSNHDQPRAVSRFGDDGRHREESAKMLATVLFTLQGTPFVYQGQEIGMTNATFEDPDEIRDVWAENFVAEALASDASDAYEEVRPIVEECSRDNARTPMQWSADEHAGFTDGEPWIGVNDGYDEINVEAARADPDSVWHYYRDLIELRGDRDVFVYGEYEHLLPDHPEVFAYRRTLDDEQLVVACNFFDGEPTVEVPGLADAALLIGNYPDDGTDGDDGAVTLRPYEARVYERTR